Part of the Brassica oleracea var. oleracea cultivar TO1000 unplaced genomic scaffold, BOL UnpScaffold03319, whole genome shotgun sequence genome, CTCTATAAGAACATATGCATACTGGAACTTATTTCTTATGAGAGTCTAATACAACTTCATTCTCTATAAACATACGCATACTGTAACTTATTTACTATGATAGTCTAATATAACTTTAACTTCGATCTCTATATTAACATATGAATATTGTAACTTATTTCCTATGAGATTCAAATATAACTTCATTCTCTTCTTAAATGAGTCTAATATAATCTTTATCTTTCAATATTCTTCTTGATTCCTctatattttatagatatttccttatctttgtgttttctataaTCTGGATAACATGAGAAATGAAATGAAACCACGAGTTGTTATCCTCCTCTCTTGGCTAACCTTAACCAACGGTATGAAATGCTCAACCAAATCAGTCTCCTTCATCTGAGACCCAACTCTGCAAAGCGACTCAACAGCTTTCTCCCTCACACAAGTCTCCTCAACCGTGGAGAGAGTCTCCAACGGTGGAAGCAGAACGTGCGCGTGCTCAACGCCACCAACGTAAGGAATAAACACTCCCAATTCCTCAGCCATTGCAAGCAGCACCTCATCGTCATCGTCATTGTTTTCGCTCAGAAAGGGAATCAGCTCCTTCCTCGTCCTCTCCTCGCCGAGAGCGCGAGCAATCGTGGAAAGCCTTCTGATCGAATTCAACCTTAGCTGAATGTCATCGTTTTTAAGCTCGTCTATGAGGACGGCGATGGGGTAAAGCGGCTCCTCGGTCATCGACATATTTGATCAAAAGTTCGATTCTCACCTAATACGATCAGAGAAATCGCAAACGCGAGCAATTAGGAGAAGAACCT contains:
- the LOC106321849 gene encoding serine/threonine-protein phosphatase 2A 65 kDa regulatory subunit A beta isoform-like, which translates into the protein MSMTEEPLYPIAVLIDELKNDDIQLRLNSIRRLSTIARALGEERTRKELIPFLSENNDDDDEVLLAMAEELGVFIPYVGGVEHAHVLLPPLETLSTVEETCVREKAVESLCRVGSQMKETDLVEHFIPLVKVSQERRITTRGFISFLMLSRL